A single region of the Plantactinospora soyae genome encodes:
- the eccCb gene encoding type VII secretion protein EccCb, protein MSRRLALVVANDNYQDSGLTSLFAPRNDAQSLRELLRDPEIGNFEPADILINESKSEIERAIERIFRAARPTDLVTLYFSGHGVRSLGGRLHLAVANTDLSLISATSISASFIKELVDESDAASTIILLDCCYSGAFGDSGVKADPSIDVGQELRAGRGTYVLTASTSVESAEDGGRTVPGSPPSLSAFTEAVVRGLATGAADIRGVGRISPNDLWEYVRQEVPRRTTRQTPTQYGYVEDEIHLANVRRSRFGLTTGSSHRVHLGDLLGALTQTAEHGLRAEEWNGTGHLVVPIGQAFRGADRAETVSLELAHNDGHVLVVGRIGFGKSTLLRTLVGALALTASPSEVRFYFLESGGNKLGSLRRLPHVAKIARDDQEAMTRELLQEIAAVITYRKRLYSERFIDSAQRFRAVRQDLPGHPHPDIFLFIDRWSDFTPHSQQLHRLASVGLDYGVHLVVATRSWRDIPDELQELIHCQIEFNLGHADESRVNPRLSAQVASDHPGWAVRREGRFRVALPRLDTAIGTPVDLLASDTFDGALELVERVVTAWSRTGNSAVDARTRSVRAIAATPSVLELLGVPALSVDGVRSLRADRSWVSRLVVPIGVASDGRTIELDLKESAQEGMGPHGLLIGATGSGKSELLRTLVTALALTHDSTMLNFVLVDFKGGSTFAPLARLPHVAAMVTNVAHDVALVDRLVDAVNGELVRRQELLRKAGNFPNRHDYERARTDGIAAPSLPPLPSLLIICDEFSELLAARPDTIDLFVQIGRLGRSLGVHLLLASQRLEEGRLRGLEPHLSYRIGLRTFSALESRAVLGVPDAYELPRSPGHGYLRVGSEPPLRLLAATSFEESPSAEPGETVSLAEAASALLAGVDPTAQQVWLPPLSVAPTLDELLGPVAATPARGLTCGNPELQGALKVPVALVDKPFEHGREVLWLALDGAAGHVAVAGGPQSGKSSLLRTLICGLALTHTPAEVQVYCLDFGGGGLASLRELPHVGGVAGRRESGAVHRTVGEISTLLADRERRFAELGVESISAYRRRRDAEGSGADPFGDVFLVVDGWSTLRDEFEDLEATITDIAAQGLSYGVHVVAAVTRWTELRSAIRELFGSQLELRLSDPSDSTISRRAAVNVPARIPGRGLTAGSLQFLAALPALSSHGGETSDLVKAVTNAWTGAPAPRVRLLPLVLPYTDLDLAGTGLRLPIGIAEADLRPVSVDFASEPHFLLFGDIESGKSGFLRALATTIVARFSPEQARVILVDYRRSLLGVISTEHLIGYPTSATATAEVIESVAAKMQQRLPGPDVTPQQLRDRSWWTGPELFVLVDDYDLVATAASNPILPLLDYLPQARDVGLHLVIARRSGGAARALYEPVIQRLRELSSPGLVLSGDRAEGALVGDVRPAPMPPGRGRLVTRREGVRLIQLAHLPPAD, encoded by the coding sequence GTGAGCCGGCGACTGGCGCTCGTCGTCGCCAACGACAACTACCAGGACAGTGGACTCACCTCGCTGTTCGCGCCCCGCAACGACGCGCAGAGCCTGCGTGAGCTGCTGCGCGATCCGGAGATTGGCAACTTCGAACCGGCCGACATTCTGATCAACGAGTCCAAGTCGGAGATTGAACGCGCCATCGAGCGGATCTTCCGCGCCGCCCGCCCCACCGACCTGGTCACCCTGTACTTCTCCGGGCACGGGGTACGCAGCCTGGGCGGCCGGTTGCACCTCGCCGTCGCCAACACCGACCTGTCACTGATCTCGGCGACCTCGATCTCGGCCTCGTTCATCAAGGAACTCGTCGACGAGTCGGACGCGGCCAGCACCATCATCCTGCTCGACTGCTGTTACAGCGGCGCGTTCGGCGACAGCGGGGTGAAGGCCGACCCGAGCATCGACGTCGGCCAGGAACTGCGGGCCGGACGCGGCACCTATGTGCTCACCGCCTCGACCTCGGTGGAGAGCGCCGAGGACGGCGGGCGAACCGTACCGGGGAGTCCGCCCAGCCTCTCCGCGTTCACCGAGGCCGTGGTGCGCGGCCTCGCCACCGGCGCGGCGGACATCCGCGGCGTCGGCCGGATCAGCCCGAACGACCTCTGGGAGTACGTACGCCAGGAGGTGCCGCGCCGGACGACCCGGCAGACCCCCACCCAGTACGGGTACGTCGAGGACGAGATACACCTCGCGAACGTCCGACGGTCCCGCTTCGGCCTCACCACGGGTTCCAGTCACCGGGTACACCTCGGCGACCTGCTCGGCGCGCTCACCCAGACGGCCGAGCACGGGCTGCGCGCCGAGGAGTGGAACGGCACCGGGCACCTGGTGGTGCCGATCGGACAGGCGTTCCGGGGTGCGGATCGCGCCGAAACCGTCTCGCTGGAACTGGCACACAACGACGGGCACGTGCTCGTCGTCGGCCGGATCGGCTTCGGCAAGAGCACCCTGCTGCGTACTCTGGTCGGCGCCCTCGCCCTGACCGCCTCTCCGTCGGAGGTCCGGTTCTACTTCCTGGAGTCCGGCGGGAACAAGCTCGGCTCGCTACGGCGACTGCCGCACGTCGCGAAGATAGCCCGGGACGACCAGGAGGCGATGACCCGCGAGCTGTTGCAGGAGATCGCCGCCGTCATCACCTACCGCAAGCGCCTCTACAGCGAACGTTTCATCGACTCCGCGCAGCGGTTCCGGGCGGTACGGCAGGATCTGCCCGGCCATCCGCACCCGGACATCTTCCTGTTCATCGACCGGTGGTCGGATTTCACGCCACACAGCCAGCAACTCCACCGCCTGGCCAGCGTCGGCCTCGACTACGGCGTCCACCTGGTGGTCGCCACCCGGAGCTGGCGCGACATCCCGGACGAGTTGCAGGAGCTGATCCACTGTCAGATCGAGTTCAACCTGGGCCACGCCGACGAGTCGCGGGTCAATCCACGACTGTCCGCGCAGGTGGCCAGTGACCATCCGGGCTGGGCGGTACGCCGCGAGGGCCGGTTCCGGGTTGCGCTGCCCCGCCTCGACACCGCCATCGGCACGCCGGTCGACCTGCTCGCCAGCGACACGTTCGACGGCGCGCTGGAACTGGTCGAACGGGTGGTGACCGCCTGGTCGCGTACCGGGAACAGCGCGGTCGACGCCCGGACCCGCTCGGTACGCGCCATCGCCGCCACGCCGTCCGTACTGGAGTTGTTGGGCGTGCCCGCGCTGAGCGTGGACGGGGTGCGGTCGCTGCGCGCGGACCGCTCCTGGGTGAGTCGGCTGGTCGTCCCGATCGGGGTGGCCAGCGACGGCCGGACGATCGAGCTGGATCTCAAGGAGTCGGCGCAGGAGGGCATGGGTCCGCACGGTCTGCTGATCGGCGCCACCGGCTCCGGCAAGTCGGAGCTGCTGCGTACCCTCGTCACCGCCCTCGCCCTGACCCACGACTCGACGATGCTCAACTTCGTCCTCGTCGACTTCAAGGGCGGGTCGACGTTCGCCCCCCTCGCCAGGCTGCCGCACGTCGCCGCGATGGTCACTAATGTGGCCCATGACGTGGCGCTGGTGGACCGGCTGGTCGACGCCGTCAACGGCGAGCTCGTCCGCCGGCAGGAACTGCTCCGCAAAGCCGGCAACTTTCCCAACCGGCACGACTACGAGCGGGCGCGTACCGACGGCATCGCGGCCCCGTCGCTGCCGCCGCTGCCGTCGCTGCTGATCATCTGTGACGAGTTCTCGGAGCTGCTCGCCGCCCGGCCCGACACCATCGACCTGTTCGTCCAGATCGGACGGCTCGGTCGCTCGCTCGGGGTGCACCTGCTGCTCGCCTCGCAACGCCTGGAGGAGGGCCGGCTGCGCGGGCTGGAACCCCACCTGTCGTACCGGATCGGCCTGCGCACGTTCTCCGCGTTGGAGTCCCGTGCGGTGCTCGGCGTACCTGACGCGTACGAGCTGCCACGCTCGCCCGGCCACGGATACCTGAGGGTGGGCAGCGAGCCACCACTCCGGCTACTCGCGGCGACCTCGTTCGAGGAGTCGCCGTCCGCCGAGCCCGGCGAGACCGTGTCGCTCGCGGAGGCGGCGAGTGCGCTGCTGGCGGGGGTCGACCCGACGGCCCAACAGGTGTGGCTGCCACCGCTGTCCGTGGCGCCGACCCTCGACGAACTGCTCGGCCCGGTGGCCGCGACACCCGCACGCGGGTTGACCTGTGGCAACCCCGAACTACAGGGCGCGCTCAAGGTGCCGGTGGCCTTGGTCGACAAACCGTTCGAGCATGGCCGGGAGGTGCTCTGGTTGGCGCTCGACGGCGCCGCCGGGCACGTCGCCGTCGCCGGTGGTCCACAGAGCGGCAAGTCTTCCCTGCTGCGCACGCTCATCTGTGGACTCGCGCTCACCCACACCCCCGCCGAGGTCCAGGTCTACTGTCTCGACTTCGGCGGCGGCGGGCTGGCCTCGCTGCGCGAGCTGCCACACGTCGGCGGCGTCGCCGGACGCCGCGAGAGCGGGGCCGTGCACCGTACCGTCGGCGAGATCTCCACCCTGCTCGCCGACCGCGAACGCCGCTTCGCCGAACTCGGCGTCGAATCGATCAGCGCGTACCGCCGGCGACGGGACGCCGAGGGGAGCGGCGCCGACCCGTTCGGCGACGTGTTCCTCGTCGTCGACGGCTGGTCCACCCTGCGCGACGAGTTCGAGGATCTGGAAGCGACGATCACCGACATCGCCGCCCAGGGGCTCTCCTACGGGGTGCACGTGGTCGCCGCCGTAACCCGTTGGACGGAGCTCCGCTCCGCGATCCGTGAACTGTTCGGCTCCCAGCTCGAACTTCGGCTCAGCGACCCGAGTGACTCGACCATCTCCCGCCGCGCCGCCGTCAACGTGCCGGCCAGGATCCCCGGCCGAGGGCTGACCGCCGGCAGCCTCCAGTTCCTCGCCGCCCTGCCCGCGCTGTCCAGCCACGGCGGCGAGACCAGCGACCTGGTCAAGGCCGTCACCAACGCCTGGACCGGCGCCCCCGCACCCCGGGTACGTCTCCTCCCGCTGGTTCTCCCCTACACCGACCTCGATCTCGCCGGCACCGGACTACGGCTGCCCATCGGAATCGCCGAGGCCGATCTGCGCCCGGTCTCCGTCGACTTCGCCAGTGAGCCGCACTTCCTCCTCTTCGGTGACATCGAGAGCGGAAAATCGGGGTTTCTGCGCGCGCTCGCCACCACCATCGTCGCCCGGTTCAGTCCCGAACAGGCCCGGGTGATCCTGGTCGACTACCGCCGCAGCCTGCTCGGCGTCATCTCGACCGAACACCTCATCGGGTACCCCACCTCGGCGACGGCGACGGCGGAGGTCATCGAGTCGGTCGCCGCAAAGATGCAGCAGCGGCTGCCCGGTCCCGACGTCACCCCGCAACAGCTCCGGGACCGATCCTGGTGGACCGGACCCGAACTCTTCGTACTGGTCGACGACTACGACCTGGTCGCCACCGCCGCCAGCAACCCGATCCTCCCGCTGCTCGACTACCTGCCGCAGGCCCGTGACGTCGGCCTGCACCTGGTAATCGCCCGACGCTCCGGTGGCGCCGCCCGTGCCCTCTACGAGCCCGTCATCCAACGGCTGCGCGAACTCTCCTCACCCGGACTCGTCCTGTCCGGCGACCGGGCGGAGGGCGCACTCGTCGGCGACGTACGACCGGCGCCGATGCCGCCCGGACGCGGACGGCTCGTCACCCGACGGGAGGGCGTACGGCTGATACAGCTCGCACACCTTCCGCCCGCCGACTGA
- a CDS encoding FAD-dependent monooxygenase, whose product MRVAADRIPLGHDADVIIVGAGPTGLMLASELRLAGVRPLVLERQSRLRDIPKANGLGGQILQLLRYRGLLERFEAASTDPHPAPRYPFGGVHLDFTGLADPPLHAVQLPQPRLERLLDERARELGADVRRGHDVIAVDQDDAAVTVEVRGPDGLLQVRARYLVGCDGAYSRVRDLADIPFSGTTYPDVNRLGQVAVHDSVMRLDNGDLDVPGLGRLSAGYTRTEHGVFGFGWLSADVLLLSTVEEEPDASDDGPMSVDELLDSIRRVLGADLPLGKPLRLSRFVFQAQQAERYRAGRILLAGDAAHLFPATGVALNAGLLDTVNLAWKLAADLHGWAPVGLLDTYHAERHYAGVRTLLHTRAQVALRRGQDSAAEALRQVFQELLADEPALRRMGALVAGADIRYPLPGAVRHDLVGAFAPDLTLHTDEGMTSVANLMAAARPVLLDLADRDDVRSAARDWEDRVEIHTAKTHARPADALLIRPDAHVAWAAAIDESTDTSVSSLREALAGWFGPPSAHTPDYSDRT is encoded by the coding sequence ATGCGTGTCGCCGCCGACCGGATCCCGCTGGGACACGACGCCGACGTGATCATTGTCGGCGCCGGGCCGACCGGCCTGATGCTGGCGAGCGAGCTACGCCTGGCTGGCGTACGGCCGCTGGTGCTGGAGCGGCAGTCGCGGCTGCGGGACATCCCGAAGGCAAACGGCCTGGGCGGGCAAATTCTGCAACTGTTGCGCTACCGGGGTCTGCTGGAGCGGTTTGAGGCCGCCAGCACCGATCCCCACCCGGCGCCCCGGTACCCGTTCGGCGGAGTCCACCTGGACTTCACCGGCCTGGCCGATCCGCCGCTGCACGCGGTGCAGTTGCCGCAGCCGCGCCTGGAGCGGCTGCTCGACGAACGTGCGCGCGAACTCGGCGCAGACGTACGCCGTGGGCACGACGTGATCGCCGTCGACCAGGACGACGCTGCCGTCACGGTGGAGGTTCGCGGACCGGACGGATTGTTGCAGGTGCGGGCGCGCTATCTGGTGGGCTGCGACGGTGCGTACAGCCGGGTTCGCGACCTGGCAGACATCCCGTTCTCGGGAACCACGTATCCCGACGTCAACCGGCTCGGCCAGGTCGCGGTTCACGATTCCGTGATGCGGCTGGACAACGGGGATCTCGACGTCCCTGGGCTGGGCAGGCTCAGCGCGGGGTACACCCGGACCGAACACGGGGTGTTCGGGTTCGGGTGGCTTTCCGCAGATGTTTTGCTCCTGTCCACTGTGGAAGAAGAGCCCGACGCCTCCGACGATGGGCCGATGAGCGTGGACGAGTTGCTGGACAGCATCCGCCGGGTGCTCGGAGCGGATCTGCCGCTGGGCAAACCGCTTCGGCTTTCGCGCTTCGTTTTCCAGGCCCAACAGGCCGAACGCTATCGCGCCGGGCGGATTCTGCTGGCGGGCGATGCGGCTCACCTGTTCCCGGCGACTGGTGTGGCGCTCAACGCCGGTCTGCTGGACACGGTCAACCTCGCCTGGAAGCTGGCCGCCGACCTGCACGGCTGGGCGCCGGTCGGCCTGTTGGACACCTATCACGCCGAACGCCACTACGCCGGTGTGCGTACGCTCCTGCACACCCGGGCTCAGGTCGCGCTCCGGCGTGGACAAGACTCGGCGGCCGAGGCGCTGCGGCAGGTCTTTCAGGAACTGCTCGCCGATGAGCCGGCGTTGCGTCGCATGGGAGCTTTGGTAGCCGGAGCCGATATCCGATACCCGCTGCCTGGCGCGGTGCGACACGATCTCGTCGGCGCCTTCGCTCCTGACCTCACCCTGCACACCGACGAGGGGATGACCAGCGTCGCCAACCTCATGGCGGCCGCCCGGCCCGTCCTGCTCGACCTGGCCGACCGCGACGACGTCCGCTCGGCCGCCCGGGATTGGGAGGACCGAGTCGAGATCCACACGGCGAAGACCCACGCCCGGCCGGCCGACGCCTTGCTGATCCGCCCGGATGCCCATGTCGCCTGGGCCGCGGCGATCGACGAATCCACCGACACCTCAGTGTCCTCGCTGCGGGAGGCGCTCGCGGGGTGGTTCGGCCCGCCGTCAGCACACACGCCCGACTACAGCGATCGCACCTGA
- a CDS encoding muconolactone Delta-isomerase family protein, translating to MYFIAVGTDVRPEEFGPFMAEEAAVLAELRAEGTVKSVFKRVAGGGVYTIVEAATPDEARRQLGRLPLVREGMLAFALTEVVEL from the coding sequence ATGTATTTCATTGCGGTTGGAACGGATGTACGTCCGGAGGAATTCGGTCCGTTCATGGCTGAGGAAGCGGCTGTGCTGGCGGAGTTGCGCGCCGAGGGTACGGTGAAATCGGTCTTCAAGCGGGTTGCCGGCGGCGGGGTCTACACCATTGTCGAGGCGGCGACGCCGGACGAGGCACGCCGGCAACTCGGGCGCCTGCCATTGGTCCGCGAAGGCATGTTGGCTTTCGCGCTCACCGAAGTGGTCGAGTTGTGA
- a CDS encoding GNAT family N-acetyltransferase, protein MASNDNRWLMRRFDLSRCSAPLVGAIVGSMSEALIDIVAVSDYSGFSRWQAVAPPGRVVGVASLRPIIPFGHDVLPPPTPAVNPGAPELSLYVEPQWRRRGIGSRLLTTVREQIAEPRLVTDVAAGSPGEAFCLRHGFQHTRSRRHDLLTYCDVHQAWLGELVDAERPGYRLTHWTGSLPDTPGAEELLRSPSRPGNAVLTAADTDGDLAAYAVAIVGAVSQPRARQYGSVVLPHHRGRRLGLWVNAALIQRMREFHPHINEIETFTAEDDLHLSATRKHLGFHPLGRTHLYELALP, encoded by the coding sequence ATGGCGTCGAACGATAACCGATGGCTTATGCGGCGGTTCGATCTTTCGCGTTGTTCCGCCCCGTTGGTGGGGGCAATCGTGGGTTCCATGAGCGAAGCCTTGATCGACATCGTGGCGGTGTCGGATTACTCCGGGTTCTCGCGGTGGCAGGCTGTGGCGCCACCCGGTCGTGTAGTCGGGGTGGCCAGCCTGCGGCCGATCATCCCGTTCGGGCACGACGTTCTGCCGCCTCCGACCCCGGCCGTGAACCCGGGCGCTCCCGAGCTGAGCCTGTACGTGGAGCCGCAGTGGCGGCGTCGCGGAATCGGTTCCCGGCTGCTGACCACCGTCCGGGAACAGATCGCCGAGCCACGCCTGGTCACGGACGTGGCCGCAGGCTCGCCGGGGGAGGCATTCTGTCTGCGGCACGGCTTCCAGCACACCCGATCCAGGCGACATGACCTGCTCACCTACTGCGATGTTCACCAGGCCTGGCTGGGTGAGCTGGTCGACGCCGAGCGCCCCGGATATCGCCTGACCCACTGGACAGGCAGCCTGCCCGACACGCCCGGTGCCGAAGAACTGCTTCGAAGCCCGAGCCGCCCCGGTAACGCCGTGCTGACCGCCGCGGACACGGACGGGGACCTGGCGGCCTACGCCGTTGCGATCGTCGGTGCAGTCTCCCAACCGCGCGCCCGCCAGTACGGATCGGTCGTGCTCCCCCACCATCGCGGACGGCGGCTGGGCCTCTGGGTCAACGCCGCCCTGATCCAGCGAATGCGCGAGTTCCACCCACACATCAACGAGATCGAGACCTTCACCGCCGAGGACGACCTCCACCTAAGCGCCACACGCAAGCACCTCGGCTTCCATCCCCTCGGGCGAACTCACCTCTACGAGCTCGCCCTGCCATAA
- a CDS encoding CGNR zinc finger domain-containing protein yields the protein MAQRPLVGEPLALDLVNTQWVDRGHTVELFDEPDGLRGWLTEHRLPGDPGSVEVPLRQARTALRRILEQPGEQAERDVNTILAHGALRYRVHGSAVLEHHDVDPAWLPAWRAVQNYLDLLRQQPSRIRRCGHPACVLYFYDTSRNGTRRWCSMDGCGSRAKAARHYRRQRTPTA from the coding sequence ATGGCGCAGCGACCGTTGGTGGGCGAACCGCTCGCCCTGGACCTGGTGAACACGCAGTGGGTCGACCGGGGCCACACCGTCGAGCTGTTCGACGAACCGGACGGACTGCGGGGGTGGCTCACCGAACACCGGCTCCCCGGCGACCCCGGATCGGTCGAGGTGCCGCTGCGCCAGGCGCGTACGGCCCTGCGCCGCATCCTGGAACAGCCTGGCGAGCAGGCCGAGCGCGACGTCAACACGATCCTGGCCCACGGGGCACTGCGCTATCGGGTGCACGGGTCGGCGGTGCTTGAGCACCACGACGTCGACCCCGCCTGGCTACCCGCCTGGCGGGCGGTCCAGAACTACCTCGACCTGCTGCGCCAGCAACCCAGCCGGATCCGACGATGTGGCCACCCCGCCTGCGTCCTGTATTTCTACGACACCTCGCGAAACGGCACCCGACGCTGGTGTTCCATGGACGGCTGCGGCAGCCGCGCCAAAGCCGCCCGCCACTACCGACGTCAACGCACGCCCACCGCATAG
- a CDS encoding transposase: MERPVDDPAAGLAAFRREFYRCLTRRADALFELVDAALCADGPVGSLVGLSLVGEHRRGHGSLYAALNRGRVDVDRLRTALAAVPVPRAGDGRIVLAVDVTCWLRPEAHTCPHRVLCHTYGRGKDTHIMIPGWPYSLVTALETGRSSWTAPLDVRHLAPGAAAATVTAGQLRDVVRRLITAGQWQPGDPDIWIVADAGYDGPRLAFLLADLPVRVLVRMRSDRVLRRRAPLERTGNGRPPRHGDEFIFGDPASWGDPEASRNEVDLLWQAFLRRFDIEHTFRMLKQTLSWTSPKLRDPHAADRWTWLVLAAYTQLRLARGAAADLRRPWERPAPPERLTPARVRRGFRNLRGKAGNPASAPKPSRPGPGRPPGRRNHHPTTRHDVHIVTSTKPANAPKKTKKSTNPRPRRTG; the protein is encoded by the coding sequence GTGGAGCGGCCGGTGGACGATCCGGCGGCGGGGTTGGCGGCGTTCCGGCGGGAGTTCTACCGGTGTCTGACCCGTCGGGCGGATGCGTTGTTCGAGCTGGTCGACGCGGCGTTGTGCGCGGACGGGCCGGTGGGTTCGCTGGTCGGGCTGTCGCTGGTTGGTGAGCACCGGCGTGGTCACGGGTCGTTGTACGCGGCGTTGAACCGTGGTCGTGTCGACGTAGACCGGCTGCGGACGGCGTTGGCCGCGGTGCCGGTGCCCCGGGCCGGCGACGGTCGGATCGTGCTCGCGGTGGACGTGACGTGCTGGCTGCGGCCGGAGGCCCACACCTGCCCGCACCGGGTGCTGTGTCACACCTACGGCCGTGGCAAGGACACGCACATCATGATCCCGGGCTGGCCGTACTCCCTGGTCACCGCGTTGGAGACCGGCCGCAGCTCGTGGACGGCACCGCTGGACGTGCGCCACCTGGCCCCGGGCGCCGCCGCCGCCACGGTCACCGCCGGACAACTACGCGACGTGGTACGGCGGCTGATCACGGCCGGGCAGTGGCAGCCCGGGGATCCGGACATCTGGATCGTCGCGGACGCCGGCTACGACGGCCCCCGACTGGCGTTCCTCCTCGCTGACCTGCCGGTGCGGGTGCTGGTCAGGATGCGCTCCGACCGGGTCCTGCGACGCCGCGCCCCGCTGGAGCGGACCGGTAACGGCCGGCCGCCACGCCACGGCGACGAGTTCATCTTCGGCGACCCGGCCAGCTGGGGCGACCCCGAGGCCAGCCGCAACGAGGTCGACCTGCTCTGGCAGGCGTTCCTACGCCGATTCGACATCGAGCACACCTTCCGCATGCTCAAACAGACCCTCAGCTGGACCAGCCCGAAGCTACGCGACCCGCACGCCGCCGACCGCTGGACCTGGCTAGTGCTGGCCGCCTACACCCAGCTACGCCTCGCCCGCGGCGCCGCCGCCGACCTACGCCGCCCCTGGGAACGCCCCGCCCCACCCGAACGGCTCACCCCCGCCCGCGTCCGGCGAGGCTTTCGGAACCTACGCGGCAAAGCCGGTAACCCCGCCAGTGCGCCGAAACCCTCCCGGCCAGGCCCAGGCCGGCCACCGGGCCGACGCAACCACCACCCCACCACCCGCCACGACGTCCACATCGTCACCAGCACAAAGCCGGCCAACGCACCGAAGAAAACCAAGAAATCGACCAACCCAAGACCACGCCGCACAGGTTAA
- a CDS encoding MBL fold metallo-hydrolase, translated as MGRPTVHLVGGPTAVLDYAGSRFVLDPTFDEPGTYQSGPVTATKLTGPSIRPEDLGAVDVVLVSHEHHVDNLDKSGREYARAARRVFTTVTGAENLGPQAIGLRPFEHAEDGAVRVTAVPALHGTPEIGVGNGPVIGFVLQADGWPTVYASGDNASVDVVAVIAERFPAIEIAILNLGAARIALRGDGFLTLTAELAVRAAALLGVRAVVPVHQDGWGHYTENGDDVRRAFRAAGLTDVLVALRPGDSATV; from the coding sequence ATGGGCAGGCCGACCGTGCACCTCGTCGGCGGGCCGACCGCTGTCCTGGACTACGCCGGCTCGCGGTTCGTGCTGGACCCGACCTTCGACGAGCCGGGGACGTACCAGAGCGGACCGGTCACCGCGACGAAACTCACCGGCCCGAGCATCCGACCCGAGGATCTCGGCGCCGTCGACGTGGTGCTGGTGTCCCATGAGCACCACGTCGACAACCTCGACAAATCCGGCCGGGAGTACGCCCGCGCAGCGCGACGGGTGTTCACCACCGTGACGGGAGCGGAGAACCTCGGCCCGCAGGCCATCGGGCTGCGACCCTTCGAGCACGCCGAGGATGGTGCCGTACGGGTCACCGCCGTTCCGGCGCTGCACGGCACACCGGAGATCGGTGTGGGCAACGGTCCGGTCATCGGATTCGTACTGCAAGCCGACGGTTGGCCGACGGTGTATGCCAGTGGCGACAACGCCTCGGTCGACGTCGTGGCCGTTATCGCCGAGCGATTTCCCGCGATAGAGATCGCCATCCTCAACCTAGGCGCGGCCCGGATTGCGCTACGCGGCGACGGGTTCCTCACCTTGACGGCGGAACTGGCGGTCCGCGCGGCGGCCCTGCTCGGGGTACGCGCGGTGGTCCCGGTTCACCAGGACGGCTGGGGGCACTACACCGAGAATGGCGACGACGTCAGACGAGCCTTCCGGGCAGCCGGCCTGACCGACGTACTCGTCGCCCTCCGCCCCGGCGACTCCGCAACCGTCTGA
- a CDS encoding LysR family transcriptional regulator, which translates to MELRDIEIFLALAEELHFGRTAERLRVSQARVSQSIKQQERRIGGALFERTSRNVRLTPLGERLRDRLHTGYGEIMAGIDEAAATARGQVGTLTIGTFGPHHQKIAAVLDLFRQRHPQCELRIREILPADPFGGLRTGRVDVGLLWLPAREPDLTVGPELYTEHLVLAVASDHPLASRDRVKIEDLGDHPVVDLEGPIPDYVWEAHTPSVTPAGRPIRRGIAVATLEEAFTAIGTGSVVSPIGGYVAASRLRRDITFVPIADGPILRYAPVWRSASENTLVRAFVQAAGDAQKTT; encoded by the coding sequence GTGGAACTGCGCGACATCGAGATCTTCCTGGCGCTGGCCGAAGAGCTCCATTTCGGACGTACGGCAGAACGTCTCCGAGTGTCCCAGGCGCGGGTCAGCCAGTCGATCAAACAGCAGGAGCGCCGGATCGGCGGTGCCCTGTTCGAGCGGACCAGCCGCAACGTGCGGCTCACCCCACTCGGCGAGCGGCTCCGCGACCGGCTTCACACGGGCTACGGCGAGATCATGGCAGGCATTGACGAGGCTGCCGCCACCGCTCGCGGGCAGGTCGGTACCCTGACCATCGGCACGTTCGGCCCCCACCACCAGAAGATCGCGGCCGTCCTCGATCTGTTCCGACAGCGGCATCCGCAATGTGAGCTGCGCATACGCGAAATTCTCCCCGCCGATCCGTTCGGCGGGCTGCGCACCGGCCGGGTCGACGTCGGGCTGCTCTGGCTACCTGCCCGCGAGCCCGACCTCACCGTCGGCCCGGAGCTGTACACCGAGCACCTGGTGCTGGCTGTCGCCTCCGATCATCCGCTGGCCAGTCGGGACCGGGTCAAGATAGAGGATCTCGGCGATCACCCAGTGGTGGATCTGGAGGGGCCTATTCCGGACTATGTGTGGGAGGCGCACACGCCGTCCGTGACACCGGCCGGGCGGCCCATCCGGCGTGGAATCGCCGTGGCCACCCTCGAGGAGGCCTTCACAGCGATCGGCACCGGCAGCGTCGTATCCCCCATCGGGGGATACGTGGCCGCCTCCCGGCTGCGCCGTGACATCACCTTCGTGCCCATCGCCGATGGACCGATCCTGCGGTACGCGCCGGTGTGGCGCAGCGCCAGTGAAAATACGCTGGTCCGCGCCTTCGTCCAAGCCGCCGGAGACGCGCAGAAGACCACATAG